In the Acidimicrobiia bacterium genome, TTGGGGGTACAGGTTTTGGGCGTCCACCGTTCTGGTCATGGCACTGCCGTGGCCGTATTCGACCACTCAGCGTCTCTGTCCGCTCGCCGCACCGTTGCGGCCGTGGCGTGCTTCTCGCTGATCACCGCTTTGCTCGCCGGGTTCGGCGCGCCGGCGTACGCAGCCGCCGAGACCCCGAACAACCTCGCCAGGACGGCCACGGTCACGCAATCGTCGACCAACTCCGGGCAGGAGGCGTCTCGCGCCATCGACGGGCTGACGACCGGGATCGCCGGCGAGAGCTCCGTCGCCGAGACGCTCTTGGAGGCCGAGGCATGGTGGGAGGCCGATCTCGGAGCCGTCCACGACATCCCCGAGCTCAAGGTGTGGAGCCGAACCGACGGCTGCTGCGACGACACGCTCGTCGACTGGTCGGTCTTCATCTCGGACGTCCCCTTCACCTCGACCAGCGTTGCCGCAACCCGTGCCCAGGCGGGCGTCACCGAGTTCCACTTCGACGGCCCCGTCGAGTACAGGCAGTGGATGCAGCCCGACCGCACCGGACGCTACGTGCGGGTCCAGTTGAACGGCACCGGCACCCTCAGCCTCGCCGAAGTCCAGGTCGGCGGCCCGTTCGAGGAGTTGTCGAACGAGGTCACCCGTACCTGGGGCGTCCAGGGCATCGGTCCGTCCCTCAACACCGACATCCAGTCACAGATCTTCGCACTCGAGCAGGTCGGCAACACCATCTACGTCGGTGGCCGCTTCACCGAGGTGATCGAACGTCGCAACGCCGCAGAGTTCGACCAGCCCTACCTGGCTGCCTTCGACGCCACCACAGGTGTCTGGATCGACTGGTGGCGCCCGGAACTCGATGGGATGGTCAGAGCGCTCGAGGCGTCGCCCGACGGCTCCCGGCTCTTCGTCGGGGGTGACTTCACCAGCATCAACGGTGACCCGCTCGCCAGCGGACTGGCCGCCCTCGACCCGGCGACCGGGCTCATCGACCCGACGTGGCGCGCCGACCTCTCCAGGGTCTTCGCGCCTGCGACTGCCGTGGTCAACACGCTCGACACGAACAACGGGTTCCTGTACGCAGGAGGCAATTTCTCACACGCCACGACACCGCCGACCAACAACCCGGTCAACCTCTTCAACGCCGGCCGGTTCTCGCTGACGAACGGGCAGGTGGACGCGACCTGGCGCCCAAGCGTCACGGGCGGCGGAGTCCTCGGAATCTCGGCGAACGACGCGGGAACCCGCGTGTACATGGTCGGCGTTTTCGAGGCCGTCAATGGTGAGCCCGACTCGGGCAACTTCTTCCCGGCGGATGCGACGACCGGGGCGCTCGTCCCAGGCCTCAATCCGTACCCGTGGAACTTCTTCGCAGGATTCCACGAGACGTTCGACGTCGTCGCCGCCAATGATCTCGTGTTCGTCGGTGGCTCGCAGCACCTTCTCTCAGTTCTCGACGAGAGCGACCTGAGCATCGTCAACCAGGTGACGATGCCCGTGAACGTCCTCGGGGGCGACGTCCAGGACATCGAGCTGGCCGGCGACCGGGTGTACGCCACGTGCCACTGTCGGGGCACGATCTTCGACGGAGCCGGATCGGTGAACAGTCCGGACGCCATCGCCTACGGGGCTGTCACCGGGAGCTTCGCTCTCGACGCCCACACCGGAGAGTACGTCGACACGTACCCGACGGCGATTCTCGAGTACACGCTCTCAACCGGTCCATGGGCTGCGCACTCGGCGCCGGACGGATGCCTGTGGCTCGGCGGCGACATGAACCTGACGGCCACCGGCGACCAGTTCATCAACTCGCTGGTGAAGCATTGCCCCGAGGCAGGCGAGGGTCCACCGGCGGGTCCCCCGCTGACCCAGCCGGCATGGGACACCCA is a window encoding:
- a CDS encoding Ig-like domain-containing protein — translated: MACFSLITALLAGFGAPAYAAAETPNNLARTATVTQSSTNSGQEASRAIDGLTTGIAGESSVAETLLEAEAWWEADLGAVHDIPELKVWSRTDGCCDDTLVDWSVFISDVPFTSTSVAATRAQAGVTEFHFDGPVEYRQWMQPDRTGRYVRVQLNGTGTLSLAEVQVGGPFEELSNEVTRTWGVQGIGPSLNTDIQSQIFALEQVGNTIYVGGRFTEVIERRNAAEFDQPYLAAFDATTGVWIDWWRPELDGMVRALEASPDGSRLFVGGDFTSINGDPLASGLAALDPATGLIDPTWRADLSRVFAPATAVVNTLDTNNGFLYAGGNFSHATTPPTNNPVNLFNAGRFSLTNGQVDATWRPSVTGGGVLGISANDAGTRVYMVGVFEAVNGEPDSGNFFPADATTGALVPGLNPYPWNFFAGFHETFDVVAANDLVFVGGSQHLLSVLDESDLSIVNQVTMPVNVLGGDVQDIELAGDRVYATCHCRGTIFDGAGSVNSPDAIAYGAVTGSFALDAHTGEYVDTYPTAILEYTLSTGPWAAHSAPDGCLWLGGDMNLTATGDQFINSLVKHCPEAGEGPPAGPPLTQPAWDTQPPSVPGNVNASFTGPDEISLTWNSSTDNDAVGYYRIYRDGELIATSGYTSFEYHEGTPGTYDYTVTAVDVTLNESAPSPASTVIVPATPGAFDVYLTSNGFELSEDPFTYADDTFNGTDNPEFATGRWVPDGTFDGAGLVVRVGGVDPGRGTIFGISGAYESEFTLDEAGPATVSLVYRLEVGTGFDPDECADVLLAVDGSFYGQGGNDYLVRICNGGLAPYAPFEVDLGVLGAGTHTIQMGSYVNWKDWNRAGNNANAVFDDVVIVSSTPGAEITAPSDGAGVNGTQTISVAALDLEDAAGSLGVEVAIDGGAWQPASWNAAASRYELSWDSDGVAPGPHTIDARATDSDGYTTGAQSVTVSAGNEAPDASITAPLDGAIVSGTTTV